One genomic region from Bubalus bubalis isolate 160015118507 breed Murrah chromosome 12, NDDB_SH_1, whole genome shotgun sequence encodes:
- the ATP6V1E2 gene encoding V-type proton ATPase subunit E 2, whose translation MALSDVDVQKQIKHMMAFIEQEANEKAEEIDAKAEEEFNIEKGRLVQTQRLKIMEYYEKKEKQIEQQKKIQMSTLRNQARLKVLRARNDLISELLNDAKLRLSRIVTDPEFYQGLLDKLVLQALLRLLEPVVTVRCRPQDHFLVEAAVQRAIPQYTAVSHRCVEVQVDKEVQLATDTTGGVEVYSSDQRIMVSNTLESRLDLLSQQKMPEI comes from the coding sequence ATGGCCCTGAGTGATGTCGATGTGCAAAAGCAGATTAAGCACATGATGGCTTTCATTGAGCAGGAAGCCAATGAGAAGGCAGAAGAAATAGATGCCAAGGCTGAGGAAGAGTTCAACATTGAGAAAGGACGCCTTGTGCAAACCCAGCGACTGAAGATTATGGAGTAttatgagaagaaagagaagcagataGAGCAGCAGAAGAAAATCCAGATGTCTACCTTGAGGAATCAGGCAAGGCTGAAAGTCCTGAGAGCCCGAAACGACCTCATCTCAGAGTTGCTGAATGATGCAAAGCTGAGACTCAGCCGGATTGTGACAGACCCAGAATTTTACCAGGGGCTGCTGGATAAACTAGTGCTCCAGGCTCTGCTCCGACTGCTGGAGCCTGTGGTGACTGTACGCTGCAGGCCACAGGACCACTTCCTGGTGGAGGCTGCAGTGCAAAGAGCCATCCCCCAGTACACCGCAGTCTCCCACAGGTGTGTGGAAGTTCAAGTTGACAAAGAGGTGCAACTGGCTACAGACACAACTGGAGGTGTGGAGGTCTACAGTAGCGATCAGAGAATAATGGTTTCTAATACTCTGGAGAGTCGACTGGATCTCTTATCCCAGCAAAAGATGCCAGAAATATGA